The following are encoded together in the Pedobacter steynii genome:
- a CDS encoding sensor histidine kinase: protein MTNRPLANKNIQRFATAIFMAWAAVFILLFYFTLNFNWFISAADSLITNSLLAMACMILSNMLGYYQPKNETILFILVLTLMLAGLITFTSNVALSYLFADEPTYRSFLQLSLILRFIIVFIFLAWCALANILWYRLEEQSATQERLLTAQNLSKEAELNKLRHQLQPHFLFNSLNSVYALTIMNPQEAGTMIMKLASFLRGTLKRDDDIWVNVGEEMEYIQLYLDIEKVRFSHRLNIDAKVEEETLNLCLPGTLLQPIVENAIKFGLYNTSAAITISILVTVENNMLEVTVQNPFDPEMKATGGTGFGLTAIKRRLYLLFGDEKLLQTRATEENMFITTLKIPQKQ, encoded by the coding sequence TTGACCAACAGACCGCTTGCCAATAAGAATATTCAACGATTTGCCACGGCCATATTTATGGCCTGGGCTGCTGTGTTTATTCTGCTTTTTTATTTTACCTTAAATTTTAACTGGTTCATCTCTGCTGCGGATAGTCTGATCACCAATAGCCTGCTTGCTATGGCCTGTATGATATTGAGTAATATGCTGGGCTATTATCAGCCAAAAAACGAAACCATTCTCTTTATACTGGTGCTTACTTTAATGCTGGCAGGTCTGATTACCTTCACCAGCAATGTTGCACTGAGCTATTTATTTGCAGACGAGCCTACTTACAGAAGCTTCCTGCAGTTGTCACTAATCCTGCGGTTCATCATCGTCTTCATTTTCTTAGCCTGGTGCGCCCTGGCCAATATTTTATGGTATCGTCTGGAAGAGCAATCTGCTACCCAGGAGCGTTTGTTAACTGCGCAAAACTTATCAAAAGAGGCTGAGTTGAATAAACTGAGGCATCAGTTACAGCCGCATTTCCTCTTTAACAGTCTGAATTCTGTGTATGCCCTGACGATTATGAATCCTCAGGAAGCGGGTACAATGATCATGAAGCTGGCTTCCTTTCTGCGGGGTACCTTAAAAAGAGATGATGATATCTGGGTAAATGTAGGAGAGGAGATGGAGTACATCCAGCTATACCTGGATATTGAAAAAGTACGCTTTAGTCATCGTTTAAATATTGATGCGAAAGTTGAAGAAGAAACTCTAAATTTATGCCTTCCGGGAACTTTGTTGCAACCCATTGTAGAGAATGCAATCAAATTCGGTTTGTACAATACCTCTGCTGCAATTACCATTTCCATTCTGGTAACAGTGGAGAACAACATGCTGGAAGTGACGGTTCAAAATCCATTTGATCCGGAAATGAAAGCTACCGGAGGAACCGGATTTGGATTGACCGCCATAAAAAGGAGGTTATATTTGTTGTTTGGAGATGAGAAATTATTACAAACCAGGGCCACGGAAGAAAATATGTTTATAACCACGCTTAAAATACCTCAGAAACAATGA
- a CDS encoding DUF4288 domain-containing protein, protein MKWFVLRYIFQIISGDGNYASQFDEQLRLIQAVDAQDALQKGEGQSENFHRPFRNCNGELVKWEFICIADLYEIEPPGHGSEVGSVLHEPKDMVVFLDELKRREAFLHQSIYIENPN, encoded by the coding sequence ATGAAATGGTTTGTGCTAAGATATATTTTTCAGATCATCAGCGGAGATGGAAATTATGCCTCTCAGTTTGATGAACAATTGCGGCTGATTCAAGCTGTAGATGCTCAGGATGCCCTTCAGAAAGGAGAAGGGCAATCTGAAAACTTTCACCGTCCATTCCGCAATTGTAATGGAGAACTGGTAAAGTGGGAGTTCATATGTATCGCTGATTTGTATGAGATAGAACCTCCCGGACATGGCTCTGAGGTCGGCTCTGTATTGCATGAGCCAAAAGATATGGTTGTTTTTTTAGATGAACTGAAACGTCGGGAGGCGTTTCTGCATCAAAGTATATACATAGAGAATCCTAATTAA
- a CDS encoding LiaF transmembrane domain-containing protein yields the protein MEKWKDCKNNRIWSGLILLLIGLVFLLRNVGIEIPHWILSWHTLLIAIGLLVGYKRNFDGAGWLIMVLIGGYFTMRDMVDFDLSKYFFAFGFIIVGLFLILKPKGKGSNYEKWKRKHASFGNSFDFTETEDVPSATDETKKGQWTDENDLVDAVSVFGGADHNIYSKNFKGGEVVAVFGGCNLNLTQADFEGSIAIEVVAVFGGIKIIIPSSWIVKSEVTAVFGGMEDKRGPVIVSDGADKIIKITGIALFGGVEIRNF from the coding sequence ATGGAAAAGTGGAAAGATTGTAAGAACAACAGAATATGGAGTGGTTTAATTCTCCTCCTGATTGGTTTGGTGTTCCTTTTGAGAAATGTGGGTATTGAAATTCCTCACTGGATACTGAGCTGGCATACTTTATTGATCGCGATCGGGCTGTTGGTTGGTTATAAGCGGAATTTTGATGGCGCGGGCTGGCTGATCATGGTATTGATAGGTGGTTACTTTACGATGAGGGATATGGTGGATTTTGACCTGTCCAAGTATTTTTTTGCTTTCGGATTCATAATCGTGGGGCTGTTCCTGATTCTGAAGCCTAAGGGAAAAGGGTCTAATTATGAAAAGTGGAAGAGAAAACACGCCAGTTTCGGGAATAGCTTTGATTTTACGGAAACTGAAGATGTTCCATCTGCAACTGATGAAACAAAAAAGGGGCAATGGACAGATGAGAATGATCTTGTAGACGCAGTAAGTGTTTTTGGGGGAGCTGATCATAATATCTATTCCAAGAACTTTAAAGGTGGTGAAGTCGTTGCCGTTTTTGGAGGTTGTAACTTAAACCTTACCCAGGCTGATTTTGAAGGAAGTATTGCGATAGAAGTGGTGGCTGTTTTCGGTGGAATCAAAATTATTATTCCCTCCAGCTGGATTGTAAAATCAGAGGTAACGGCCGTTTTTGGTGGAATGGAGGATAAGAGAGGGCCGGTAATTGTATCCGACGGGGCTGATAAAATTATTAAAATCACAGGGATCGCTTTATTCGGTGGGGTAGAGATCCGGAACTTTTAA
- a CDS encoding ChaN family lipoprotein has protein sequence MKKLLIALLLSFPLITLGQSGEQHFKIYDVKKQGIINLDELVAQMKDIDILFFGEEHNDSIGHILEFELLKKIKTTYPKTALTLEMFHTDTQPVINEYLAGVISEKNFIKEARAWNNYKDYRPMIEFAKTNQVPVIGGNAAARYSNAVTKSGLEALRGFPEASRPFLPPLPVDTATGRYYDKFIETLGGHNMGNMKIYQTQNLWDAAMSWSIVKYYKANKGVKIFQVNGRFHSDEKLGTLAKLKQHLPKLKIANISCFSGDDFGNPDWHKHQHLADYIILTDPGIKRTF, from the coding sequence ATGAAGAAATTACTGATCGCCTTACTTTTATCATTCCCCCTGATTACACTTGGACAATCCGGGGAACAGCATTTCAAAATATATGATGTAAAAAAACAAGGGATCATCAATCTGGATGAGTTGGTTGCTCAGATGAAAGACATCGACATTCTCTTTTTCGGAGAAGAACATAATGATTCTATTGGTCATATCCTGGAATTTGAATTGTTAAAAAAAATAAAGACCACTTATCCTAAAACTGCACTGACCCTGGAAATGTTCCATACCGATACCCAGCCGGTAATCAATGAATATCTGGCAGGCGTCATTTCAGAAAAGAATTTTATTAAAGAAGCAAGGGCATGGAATAATTATAAAGACTATCGGCCAATGATCGAATTCGCCAAAACCAACCAGGTTCCTGTTATTGGTGGAAATGCTGCTGCAAGATATAGTAATGCAGTCACTAAGTCTGGTCTGGAAGCTTTAAGGGGGTTTCCGGAAGCCTCCCGGCCTTTCCTTCCCCCGCTTCCTGTGGATACCGCCACCGGCAGATATTATGATAAATTTATAGAAACCCTCGGCGGCCATAATATGGGCAATATGAAGATTTATCAGACGCAGAACCTTTGGGATGCAGCCATGTCCTGGTCAATCGTCAAATATTACAAAGCCAATAAGGGAGTTAAGATTTTTCAGGTCAACGGACGTTTTCATAGCGATGAGAAACTGGGAACACTGGCAAAATTAAAACAACACCTGCCTAAGCTTAAAATTGCTAATATTTCCTGCTTTTCAGGAGATGACTTTGGCAACCCTGACTGGCATAAACATCAGCACCTTGCCGACTATATTATCCTTACTGACCCCGGGATCAAAAGAACTTTCTAA
- the mscL gene encoding large conductance mechanosensitive channel protein MscL, with amino-acid sequence MSFVKEFKEFAVKGNVIDLAVGVIIGGAFGKIVTSLVNDLIMPPVSLLIGDKGFVNFYLPLSEKVRQFVESNPTASLEDARKIGPVFAWGNFVTEVINFFILAFIIFLMVKAINKMKRKQEEAAPAVVPPTQDQVLLTEIRDLLKSK; translated from the coding sequence ATGAGTTTTGTAAAAGAATTTAAAGAATTTGCAGTCAAGGGGAACGTGATTGACCTGGCTGTCGGTGTGATTATTGGAGGTGCATTCGGTAAGATTGTGACCTCTTTAGTGAATGATTTGATCATGCCTCCTGTTAGCTTATTGATCGGAGATAAGGGTTTCGTGAATTTTTATCTGCCATTAAGTGAAAAAGTAAGGCAATTTGTAGAATCTAATCCAACTGCTTCTCTGGAAGATGCAAGGAAAATAGGTCCTGTATTTGCATGGGGTAACTTCGTAACAGAAGTGATCAATTTCTTCATTTTAGCCTTTATCATCTTCCTGATGGTGAAAGCAATCAACAAAATGAAAAGAAAACAAGAAGAAGCAGCTCCTGCAGTGGTTCCGCCAACACAGGATCAGGTGTTACTTACAGAAATACGCGATTTGCTGAAAAGCAAATAA